Within Candidatus Dadabacteria bacterium, the genomic segment GCGTTACTTCTTCGGGTTCCCTTTGCTCAATTATAATGTCCTCTCCGCTTAAGCATTCGGTATCTATGGTTGAAGTGGGGGCCGCTACGTAAAAGGGAATGCCGTGATGCTTGGCCAGGACGGAGAGGGAATAGGTTCCTATCTTGTTTGCCGTATCTCCATTTGAAGCTACCCTGTCAGCCCCGACCACGACTGAATTCACTATCCCCTTACTCATCAGATGCCCGGCCATGCTGTCGGTTATCAAACGGACCGGGATTCCATCCCGCTCAAGCTCCCACGTAGTGAGCCTCGCTCCTTGGAGGACAGGTCTTGTCTCTGATGATATTACGCTTATATTCTTGCCTTGGTTAAAGGCTGACCTTATTACCCCTAGAGCTGTTCCATAACCGGCGGTGGCGAGTCCTCCGGCGTTGCAGTGCGTGAGTATGACAGAGTTTTCTCTTATGAGTTTGGATCCGTTTTCCCCGATCTGCATGCATGTCTCAATGTCTTCTTTCTGTATATTGATCGCCTCGGTTATGAGAAGGTTTTTTATCTCTTCAATTTCTTTGCCTCTGCACTTGGAAATCAGTCTGTTCATTCTGGCGATGGCCCAAAACAGATTTACGGCTGTCGGTCGCGTCAGGGCCAGATGATCCGATATGGCTTTCAAGCGCTC encodes:
- the mtnA gene encoding S-methyl-5-thioribose-1-phosphate isomerase, encoding FKTIEWKDDRVLMIDQRKLPGEEVYVECTTFEEVAECIRKLVIRGAPAIGIAAAMGMALGAAGIGNDCSYENFEERLKAISDHLALTRPTAVNLFWAIARMNRLISKCRGKEIEEIKNLLITEAINIQKEDIETCMQIGENGSKLIRENSVILTHCNAGGLATAGYGTALGVIRSAFNQGKNISVISSETRPVLQGARLTTWELERDGIPVRLITDSMAGHLMSKGIVNSVVVGADRVASNGDTANKIGTYSLSVLAKHHGIPFYVAAPTSTIDTECLSGEDIIIEQREPEEVTHIDGKRISAEVTAINPAFDITPAENIECLITEVGLFKKPYTKSLGRLKKKDQ